In Alteromonas naphthalenivorans, one DNA window encodes the following:
- the arfB gene encoding alternative ribosome rescue aminoacyl-tRNA hydrolase ArfB has protein sequence MITITPTITLEDSDIEMQAIRAQGPGGQNVNKVSSAIHLRLDIPASSLPQEVKDTLLNTKDSRISNDGVFVLKAQNSRTQEQNREDAIVRLKAWIVSATKKQKPRKATRMSRAVKARRGEAKKQQSVRKSMRKKVDI, from the coding sequence ATGATTACGATTACCCCTACTATTACGCTAGAAGATAGCGACATTGAAATGCAAGCCATCAGAGCACAGGGCCCCGGTGGGCAAAATGTCAATAAAGTGAGCAGTGCTATCCATCTGCGCCTTGATATACCTGCCTCGTCTTTGCCGCAAGAGGTAAAAGATACGCTGCTAAATACAAAAGACAGCCGAATTTCTAACGATGGCGTGTTTGTGCTAAAAGCGCAGAATTCTCGAACCCAAGAACAGAACCGGGAAGATGCTATTGTGCGTTTGAAAGCGTGGATAGTCAGTGCCACCAAAAAACAAAAACCAAGGAAGGCAACCCGCATGAGCCGTGCGGTAAAAGCAAGACGCGGCGAGGCCAAAAAGCAACAAAG
- a CDS encoding alpha/beta fold hydrolase — MVVIYIIVALIFCLLLASWLFTQHIDKKIEKNFRPPGQFLNVQHEKIHYTKQGQGPTLILIHGLAGNALNFTALANQLAKHYTVYSIDRPGSGFSTRHRNIPADFNVQSATILDWMSQLNIRDAYVAGHSMGGAIALRMALDAPDKIKSVSLLCPSTVPLTKGPGPLSMLYIPYQGLRRVISRTLAAPLRILFGKKQFAQIFFPERVPSNFGIESGGALALHSESFYQASCDMVASTESLYKQFEHYEKISCPVGILYGEQDAILSPDAHMSYIATSLPNSMAEIIPNAGHMIINTQPEACFNFINKVNKLDAQGELA, encoded by the coding sequence GTGGTGGTCATTTATATTATTGTCGCACTTATCTTCTGCCTGTTACTGGCGTCGTGGCTTTTCACTCAGCATATCGATAAAAAAATCGAAAAAAACTTCCGTCCACCAGGCCAATTTTTAAATGTGCAGCATGAAAAAATTCACTACACCAAACAAGGGCAAGGCCCTACCCTTATTCTTATTCATGGGCTGGCCGGTAATGCGCTTAATTTTACAGCCTTAGCGAATCAGTTAGCTAAGCACTATACCGTATACAGTATTGACCGCCCTGGAAGTGGCTTTTCTACTCGTCATCGTAACATACCAGCAGATTTCAACGTCCAAAGCGCCACTATTTTAGATTGGATGTCGCAGTTAAACATACGTGACGCTTATGTCGCTGGGCACTCTATGGGAGGCGCTATTGCTTTACGTATGGCACTAGACGCACCGGATAAAATTAAATCTGTCTCGCTGCTTTGCCCCTCAACCGTGCCCTTAACGAAAGGACCAGGTCCATTATCTATGCTGTACATTCCTTATCAAGGGTTGCGCAGGGTTATCAGTCGTACATTGGCCGCGCCGCTGCGTATACTTTTTGGAAAGAAACAATTCGCTCAAATCTTTTTCCCAGAGCGGGTACCCTCGAACTTTGGAATTGAAAGCGGTGGGGCGCTAGCGCTGCATTCAGAGAGTTTTTATCAAGCTAGCTGTGACATGGTAGCATCAACGGAAAGCTTGTATAAACAGTTTGAACATTACGAAAAAATTTCCTGCCCGGTGGGTATTTTGTATGGTGAACAAGACGCTATCTTATCTCCCGATGCGCATATGTCATATATTGCTACATCGCTTCCCAACAGCATGGCTGAAATTATCCCCAATGCGGGTCATATGATAATTAACACTCAGCCTGAAGCCTGCTTTAACTTCATAAACAAAGTGAACAAATTAGACGCTCAGGGCGAGCTCGCTTAA
- a CDS encoding CBS domain-containing protein, with amino-acid sequence MHTLQLHKTDAADRLAWPVVENKVSVTSSAMAVFTDFKQYMPHVIDENAPATRVEKIMRQSHVRMMLVVDANNAFTGIVTSQDVSEQHIVQKIAELKVPRDGLVVRDFMQAKTSLMSFDFTELTKSSVGDVVETLRDYGQHHCLVLDRDSHEVRGVISVSDIARELRAPLDVQDKPTFSQLIRVLAA; translated from the coding sequence ATGCATACCTTACAACTTCATAAAACCGATGCCGCCGATCGTCTAGCTTGGCCTGTTGTTGAAAATAAAGTGTCTGTCACTTCGTCAGCGATGGCGGTGTTCACAGATTTCAAACAATACATGCCACACGTGATTGACGAAAATGCACCTGCTACACGCGTTGAAAAAATCATGCGTCAATCTCATGTCCGTATGATGCTGGTGGTAGATGCCAATAATGCATTCACCGGCATTGTTACGTCACAAGACGTAAGCGAACAGCATATTGTGCAGAAAATTGCTGAATTAAAAGTGCCTAGAGATGGGTTAGTGGTGCGTGATTTCATGCAGGCTAAAACGTCACTAATGTCATTTGATTTCACAGAATTGACAAAATCGTCAGTCGGGGATGTGGTAGAAACCCTTAGAGACTATGGGCAGCATCATTGTTTAGTGCTCGATAGAGATTCTCACGAGGTGCGCGGTGTTATTAGCGTAAGTGATATTGCTCGAGAATTAAGAGCGCCTCTTGATGTTCAAGATAAGCCTACGTTTTCACAGTTGATTCGGGTGTTAGCTGCATAG
- a CDS encoding cytochrome b, protein MKKRWPLWLILIHWLTFLVVVGMFASGLWMVDLTYYSDWYKTAPHWHKSVGLLLFTVTLVRLVSRISTQRPPTFGNKFDNLASKLGHRAIYLVLLALFTSGYLISTADGRAIDVFNWFAVPGFGEFIENQEDLAGEVHFYLAWTLIVLTSLHGLAALKHHFIDKDDTLKQMLRLR, encoded by the coding sequence ATGAAAAAACGCTGGCCTCTTTGGCTCATCTTAATTCACTGGCTCACCTTTCTGGTTGTGGTAGGTATGTTTGCCTCAGGGCTATGGATGGTAGATTTAACCTACTATAGTGATTGGTACAAAACCGCGCCCCATTGGCACAAAAGTGTAGGGCTACTGTTGTTTACTGTGACTTTAGTTAGGCTGGTTTCGCGCATCTCTACCCAGCGACCACCGACCTTTGGCAACAAGTTTGACAACTTAGCCAGTAAATTAGGACACCGCGCCATTTACCTTGTTCTTTTAGCCCTTTTTACCTCGGGCTATCTTATTTCAACTGCCGATGGCAGAGCTATAGATGTATTCAACTGGTTTGCGGTACCAGGGTTTGGTGAGTTTATTGAAAATCAAGAAGACCTGGCTGGCGAGGTGCATTTCTACCTGGCTTGGACATTAATCGTGCTGACTTCTTTACATGGGCTGGCAGCATTGAAACACCATTTCATTGATAAAGACGACACGCTGAAGCAGATGTTGAGGCTTCGCTAA
- a CDS encoding YceI family protein — protein sequence MKKLTLALVTAAALNTAVSSAHAADYIIDSKGAHASVNFKIQHLGYSWLTGRFNDFKGTFSYDENNPATASVSVTIETDSIDSNHSERDKHLRGDDFLNADDFPEAKFVSTKVADKGNGMLDIMGNLTLHGVTKPVTIEAKKIGEGSDPWGGYRAGFSGTTSIALKDYGIDYDLGPASQTVELSLHVEGIKQ from the coding sequence ATGAAGAAGTTAACACTTGCACTAGTGACGGCCGCAGCACTCAATACAGCGGTAAGTTCAGCTCACGCCGCTGATTATATTATTGACTCCAAAGGTGCTCATGCATCAGTTAATTTCAAAATTCAGCATTTAGGTTACTCATGGCTAACCGGTCGCTTTAACGACTTTAAAGGCACATTTAGCTACGATGAAAATAACCCTGCTACAGCGTCTGTCTCAGTGACTATCGAGACCGATAGTATAGATTCAAACCATTCAGAACGAGATAAGCATTTAAGAGGCGACGACTTTTTAAATGCAGATGACTTCCCAGAAGCTAAATTCGTTAGCACAAAAGTGGCTGACAAAGGCAACGGCATGTTAGACATCATGGGTAACCTTACGCTGCATGGTGTGACTAAGCCCGTGACTATTGAAGCCAAAAAGATTGGTGAAGGTAGCGATCCGTGGGGCGGTTATCGAGCTGGTTTTTCAGGCACTACTTCTATTGCGCTAAAAGACTACGGCATTGACTATGACTTAGGTCCCGCGTCACAAACCGTTGAGCTTTCTCTTCACGTTGAAGGTATTAAACAGTAA
- a CDS encoding NAD(P)/FAD-dependent oxidoreductase: protein MQKIVVVGGGAGGLELVSRLSRTLGRKNEAEITLVDRSRTHIWKPLLHEVAAGVIDKHSDGVDYAIHAAAHHYRFQLGSMCAIDAEAKTITLAPLFDDEGVSILPERKIPYDQLVLAIGSVSNDFGTPGVAQNCYFLDSLVQAERFHKGLLNQLIRINQQEDENSFMKVAIVGAGATGTELAAQLHHVANLSKTYGMPGMSASRLKITIVEAGERILPALPERIANSARKALHKLGVDIKESTMVAEADENGLITKDGSRVDADLMVWAAGVKAPDFVTEMGIFETNRANQILVNKYLQSTGDSNIWVIGDCCGFKQENGKWVPPRAQSAHQMADTAANNIIALQRGKELKGYVYKDYGSLVHLSNYSTVGSLMGSLSNSSMFIEGRLAKIVYISLYNMHQFAVHGKLRGALKLLLKKLSYAISPKLKLH from the coding sequence ATGCAAAAAATAGTTGTTGTCGGTGGTGGCGCTGGAGGTCTTGAACTTGTAAGCCGCTTAAGCCGCACCCTCGGGAGAAAGAACGAAGCAGAAATAACCCTAGTTGACAGAAGTCGCACTCACATTTGGAAGCCCTTGCTTCACGAAGTGGCTGCTGGCGTTATAGACAAGCACTCTGATGGCGTTGATTACGCTATTCATGCTGCGGCACACCACTATCGCTTTCAGTTAGGGAGTATGTGTGCCATTGATGCAGAGGCCAAAACTATCACGCTTGCGCCATTATTCGATGATGAGGGAGTGTCGATATTACCCGAACGTAAAATACCTTACGACCAATTGGTATTGGCGATTGGTAGTGTCAGTAATGACTTTGGAACGCCAGGCGTTGCGCAAAATTGTTACTTTCTTGATTCATTGGTTCAAGCTGAACGCTTTCACAAAGGGTTGTTGAATCAGCTAATTCGTATTAATCAGCAAGAAGATGAAAATAGCTTTATGAAAGTGGCTATTGTGGGCGCGGGCGCGACGGGTACTGAATTAGCCGCTCAGCTTCATCATGTTGCTAACTTATCGAAAACCTACGGCATGCCGGGTATGTCAGCGTCCCGTTTAAAGATAACTATTGTAGAAGCGGGAGAGCGGATATTACCTGCGCTACCTGAGCGTATCGCCAATTCTGCTCGTAAGGCGCTGCATAAACTCGGTGTAGACATCAAAGAAAGCACCATGGTGGCAGAGGCTGATGAAAATGGCCTTATCACGAAAGATGGTAGCCGCGTGGATGCTGATTTAATGGTATGGGCGGCAGGGGTGAAAGCGCCGGATTTCGTCACCGAAATGGGTATTTTTGAGACCAATCGCGCAAATCAAATTCTTGTTAATAAGTACTTACAAAGCACTGGCGACAGTAACATTTGGGTTATTGGTGACTGTTGTGGCTTCAAACAAGAAAACGGTAAATGGGTACCACCTAGAGCGCAGTCTGCGCATCAAATGGCAGACACGGCGGCAAACAATATTATTGCATTGCAGCGGGGTAAAGAATTAAAAGGCTATGTCTATAAAGATTATGGCTCGCTAGTGCATTTAAGTAACTACAGCACCGTAGGTAGCTTGATGGGGTCGTTATCAAATTCAAGTATGTTCATTGAAGGGCGTTTAGCCAAGATAGTTTATATCTCTTTATACAACATGCACCAATTTGCAGTACACGGAAAGCTAAGAGGCGCACTAAAGCTGCTACTTAAGAAGCTGAGTTATGCCATTAGCCCTAAATTAAAGCTACATTGA
- a CDS encoding TonB-dependent receptor, whose product MSSTFRLFLHSLSTVTVVSFSSSAAAQIPEGANSGKSIASIERVVTTGSRIANSTANSGYVVSTVSSDDINFVSPSHIQEVLNFIAGAGVQRGNGQEYLPALRSPVLTGAGACGGILAAEDNIPLRAAGFCNINELFEAHGEMAERIEVLKGPASPLYGSNAIHGVINVITPDVTQDTALYGIDYGSYGYSRLKLRQGKDFGESGIGINASITRDGGYRDEESVDQEKVNLRHRYEVDNLKLTSGLTYTHLDQETAGYITGFESYKDEDIAQGNDNPEAFRKAKSLRVWSKVDMALSGDNALSITPYYRDQSMEFRMHFLPGTPLEENEQEGFGVLSQYHHVVNNTLSFDAGLDAEYTQGSLVQAQDGATIGSAFLVETVPAGLHYDYQVDATLYAPFIALNWQQASWAVSLGGRYEYMDYDYTNNMLSGRTRDDGTECGFGGCRYARPESGTNDYSNFSPKLSVSFQSSETTQWYAGLSRGYRAPQATELYRLQRDQQIADLDSVTATNVEVGVKGQHKAFSYVVSAYSLTKDNVIYRDSDFFNVSNGETWHRGVELTLNYQISQGFDFAFAGSYAKHTYEHNEIVGEVDIKGNDIDTAPNLTFNARLGYSFTQSTRAELEWQHVDGYYTDAENLNEYEGHDLLNLRASWAISPELSVYARVNNLLDTAYAERADYTSFTADRYFPGRPRNVMFSVDYQY is encoded by the coding sequence ATGAGCTCCACATTCAGGTTATTTTTACATAGCCTTAGCACCGTGACAGTGGTGTCGTTTTCTTCTTCTGCCGCCGCGCAAATCCCAGAGGGCGCAAACAGTGGCAAAAGCATAGCGTCAATAGAACGCGTGGTAACAACGGGAAGTAGAATTGCGAATTCCACTGCAAATTCAGGGTATGTGGTGTCTACGGTTTCAAGCGACGACATAAACTTTGTGTCGCCAAGCCATATACAAGAAGTGTTGAATTTTATTGCAGGCGCTGGTGTTCAGCGAGGTAATGGGCAGGAATACCTACCTGCATTACGCTCGCCAGTGCTTACCGGTGCTGGGGCGTGTGGCGGTATACTGGCCGCTGAAGATAACATTCCCTTACGCGCAGCAGGCTTTTGTAATATTAACGAGCTGTTTGAAGCGCATGGTGAAATGGCAGAACGCATAGAGGTGTTAAAAGGTCCTGCTTCCCCCTTGTATGGCTCTAACGCTATTCACGGCGTGATTAATGTTATTACCCCCGATGTTACCCAAGATACTGCCTTATATGGAATTGATTATGGTTCTTATGGTTATAGCAGGCTGAAACTGCGGCAAGGTAAAGACTTTGGTGAGTCTGGTATAGGCATTAACGCGAGTATTACCCGCGACGGCGGGTATCGAGACGAAGAAAGTGTAGATCAAGAAAAGGTTAATCTCAGGCATCGATACGAAGTTGATAACCTAAAACTAACCAGTGGGTTGACGTACACCCATTTAGATCAAGAAACCGCCGGTTACATTACCGGATTTGAAAGCTATAAAGATGAAGATATCGCCCAAGGTAACGACAACCCTGAAGCCTTTCGAAAAGCGAAAAGTTTACGTGTATGGAGCAAAGTAGATATGGCGTTAAGCGGCGACAACGCACTGTCTATTACGCCGTATTATCGCGATCAAAGCATGGAATTTCGCATGCACTTTTTACCTGGTACACCGCTTGAAGAAAATGAGCAAGAAGGGTTTGGTGTACTTTCCCAGTATCACCATGTGGTGAACAACACGTTGAGTTTTGATGCCGGGTTAGACGCTGAATATACCCAAGGTAGCTTGGTGCAGGCACAAGATGGCGCTACGATTGGCTCTGCATTCTTAGTGGAAACCGTACCGGCGGGGCTTCATTACGATTATCAGGTAGACGCTACCCTTTATGCTCCGTTCATTGCGTTAAATTGGCAACAAGCGTCGTGGGCGGTTTCTTTAGGGGGGCGTTATGAATATATGGACTATGATTACACCAACAATATGCTATCGGGTCGTACCCGCGACGATGGCACCGAATGTGGTTTTGGTGGATGTCGGTACGCAAGGCCTGAAAGTGGCACCAACGATTACAGTAACTTTAGCCCTAAACTCTCGGTAAGTTTTCAAAGTAGTGAAACAACCCAATGGTATGCAGGGTTATCTAGAGGTTATCGTGCCCCGCAAGCGACAGAGCTTTATAGGTTACAGCGCGATCAACAAATTGCCGACTTGGACTCGGTCACCGCCACCAATGTAGAAGTGGGTGTTAAAGGGCAACACAAAGCATTTAGCTATGTGGTGTCTGCTTATAGCTTAACCAAAGACAATGTGATCTATCGTGATAGTGATTTTTTCAATGTAAGCAATGGAGAAACCTGGCACAGAGGGGTAGAGCTAACCCTAAACTATCAAATCAGCCAAGGGTTTGATTTCGCGTTTGCAGGCAGCTATGCCAAACACACCTATGAGCACAATGAAATTGTGGGCGAAGTCGATATTAAGGGCAACGATATTGATACGGCGCCAAACCTGACCTTCAATGCTCGCCTAGGGTACAGCTTTACCCAAAGTACTCGGGCTGAACTCGAGTGGCAGCATGTCGATGGGTATTATACCGATGCTGAAAACCTTAACGAGTACGAAGGTCATGATTTATTGAACCTACGGGCCTCTTGGGCAATTTCGCCTGAACTTTCAGTGTATGCACGAGTAAATAACTTGCTCGATACCGCCTACGCTGAACGGGCCGATTACACGTCCTTTACCGCCGATAGATACTTCCCTGGGCGGCCAAGAAACGTAATGTTCAGCGTTGATTATCAGTATTAG
- a CDS encoding DUF2721 domain-containing protein translates to MDTLIPSLSQLIEFAVAPVFLLTGIAGFLNVMSSRLGRISDRVRVAERQIHTLSDPHIVDRSKREIKVLWRRVKVINWAIGLCVASGLMVCTVIVALFAGSLWFVDLKTPVISLFILAMMFLICALVVFLVEVKLATTTINMVRTIR, encoded by the coding sequence TTGGATACCTTAATACCTAGCCTATCCCAACTTATTGAATTTGCGGTAGCTCCTGTATTTTTACTTACGGGTATAGCAGGCTTTTTAAATGTTATGTCGTCTCGCCTAGGCAGAATATCAGACAGGGTAAGAGTAGCGGAAAGACAAATACATACCCTATCAGACCCGCATATTGTCGACCGTTCAAAGCGAGAAATAAAAGTACTTTGGCGCAGAGTAAAAGTCATCAACTGGGCCATTGGCTTATGCGTGGCCTCGGGGCTAATGGTGTGTACTGTAATTGTGGCTTTGTTTGCGGGTTCGTTGTGGTTCGTCGATTTAAAAACACCCGTCATTTCGCTATTTATATTAGCAATGATGTTTCTAATTTGTGCGCTTGTGGTGTTTCTTGTGGAAGTGAAACTGGCTACCACCACCATCAATATGGTGCGTACTATTCGCTAA
- a CDS encoding 5'-methylthioadenosine/S-adenosylhomocysteine nucleosidase has protein sequence MKLRVISLLLCMSFVVVISGCTTTSTNTTPQYGPATFTGDEFTAVVVAYAPEMEGILGRIASDPDAQIHTTTTIKGITYRIGTYHDEPILVFATGMSIANAAMSTQMALDYFPVKQVVYMGIAGAVNPKWQPGDVIVPERWYYHDESVYTNEDPENPGEYVLPAYYEKFMEEQPARLAADPHYPKYKPFHFIHPDEVLIVKDGMDKPQDTPYFTASPKLLAAAKTAMAEMPIQRILDERDAKLHVGGNGVTGSVFMDNREYRKWVRDVFTAEVTEMESTAIGQVCTINNVDWVIIRAISDLAGGQEGVNTENLYDKEVSRVGANVLFAVLDELAE, from the coding sequence ATGAAACTTCGCGTTATTTCGCTTCTGCTGTGTATGTCATTTGTTGTGGTGATATCAGGGTGTACTACAACTTCAACTAACACGACACCTCAATATGGGCCTGCTACTTTCACGGGTGATGAATTTACTGCGGTTGTGGTTGCATACGCGCCAGAAATGGAAGGTATTTTAGGTAGGATTGCGTCCGATCCAGATGCACAAATTCATACTACTACCACAATTAAAGGCATTACTTACCGAATTGGCACCTATCATGACGAGCCAATATTGGTTTTCGCTACTGGGATGAGCATTGCAAACGCGGCAATGTCTACGCAAATGGCACTCGATTATTTCCCTGTTAAGCAAGTGGTCTATATGGGCATTGCGGGCGCGGTGAATCCAAAATGGCAGCCGGGGGATGTTATCGTACCCGAGCGTTGGTACTACCATGACGAAAGTGTATATACCAACGAAGACCCAGAAAATCCTGGTGAATACGTGTTACCCGCCTATTACGAAAAATTTATGGAAGAGCAGCCTGCTCGTTTAGCAGCCGACCCTCATTATCCTAAATATAAGCCTTTTCACTTTATCCACCCAGATGAAGTATTGATTGTAAAAGACGGTATGGATAAGCCACAAGATACGCCTTATTTCACTGCCTCACCAAAGCTACTAGCCGCGGCGAAAACAGCAATGGCTGAAATGCCAATTCAACGTATTTTGGATGAACGTGATGCCAAGCTTCATGTAGGTGGAAATGGTGTTACCGGCTCGGTGTTTATGGATAACCGAGAGTATCGTAAATGGGTTAGAGATGTGTTTACTGCTGAAGTCACCGAAATGGAATCTACTGCGATTGGCCAAGTGTGCACAATCAACAATGTGGACTGGGTTATTATTCGCGCTATTAGTGACTTGGCGGGTGGCCAAGAAGGCGTGAATACAGAAAATTTGTATGATAAAGAAGTGTCTCGTGTAGGCGCGAATGTATTATTTGCTGTGCTAGACGAGTTAGCTGAATAG
- a CDS encoding LysR family transcriptional regulator: MNMKLLRSLQIFVEVAESGSMSIAARNLHMTVSAISQQLRKLEQDIGLSLFNRNTRNLSLTEAGRIYYDTSKKMLDTAVEAQERIETLQDAPSGKVNIIAPEGFGGGLLSQPLQKLCEDFPKINVSLTLTDQPTDIIVSGADLLLGFTPVSDTNFSSLELATWRRILCVSADHPLAKSPLESPEILQEYSYISHRHIEEYVMKHDKFDKVPLTSSRIELDSMQTLIQLTRDGLGYAVLPEPEVRHLLSEGSMKQLFTDWSLPDYTVYAVTPKRELVPAKISAAITCLQDWFSEI; the protein is encoded by the coding sequence ATGAACATGAAACTACTTCGCTCTCTGCAAATTTTTGTTGAGGTCGCTGAAAGCGGTAGCATGAGTATTGCAGCCCGAAACCTGCATATGACCGTTTCGGCCATTAGCCAACAACTGAGAAAACTTGAACAAGACATTGGGCTGAGTTTATTTAACCGTAATACCCGAAACTTGAGCCTTACCGAGGCTGGAAGGATCTATTACGACACCAGCAAAAAGATGTTAGATACCGCGGTTGAAGCACAAGAGCGTATTGAAACGCTTCAAGATGCGCCTTCAGGTAAAGTCAATATTATTGCCCCAGAAGGTTTTGGTGGAGGCTTATTAAGTCAGCCCTTGCAGAAGTTATGTGAGGATTTTCCAAAAATAAATGTATCGCTGACGCTAACCGACCAACCTACAGACATTATTGTTTCCGGTGCCGACTTACTGCTTGGCTTCACCCCAGTGTCTGATACTAACTTCAGCAGTTTAGAGTTGGCCACATGGCGACGAATTCTTTGTGTATCGGCTGACCACCCTTTGGCAAAATCGCCTCTTGAGTCGCCCGAAATTCTTCAAGAATATTCTTATATTTCTCACCGTCATATAGAAGAATATGTAATGAAGCACGACAAGTTTGATAAAGTGCCGCTAACGTCGAGCCGTATTGAGCTTGATTCAATGCAGACCTTAATTCAGCTTACCCGTGATGGGCTTGGATATGCAGTGTTGCCTGAACCAGAGGTGCGCCACTTACTTAGTGAGGGTTCAATGAAGCAGCTATTCACTGACTGGTCGTTACCTGATTACACCGTATATGCGGTTACGCCAAAGCGGGAATTGGTTCCTGCTAAAATAAGCGCAGCCATTACATGCTTGCAAGATTGGTTCTCTGAAATTTAG
- a CDS encoding OmpP1/FadL family transporter, translated as MKQYFSLRASVCLALASMASSSVLAAGFQVNEHSANGLGRAMAGQAAKPENASILATNPAAIGVFKEAEFSASVSFIDPNVDISGNVTYSFGDTLVGGGVAKEDNIAETAFVPGFFYVSPINDNFSAGVGVFTTYGLRSDYSDDFGALHFADTAEVKTVTVNPAVSYKVNKQLMVGFGLNVTYAEAEIGSGVSNTLAATIEGLEPTAQALGITLPSLNAGSSLFSMEGDDVGFGWNVGVFWQPSELTNIALSHRAETKLELDGAVSSETPVFPIELNQPGSLDLNLAAITELAIDQKIDDQWSVQASLTFTDWSTFQKLEANLEDGENFLIKEENFDDSWRGSIGVTYILNDEFTLRAGYAYDDGVVSVENRSLSIPDTDRHWISGGLTYTMSENTSIDAAYVFIDGREAYINKDRTILSDVLPNTDFTTNFTGTQSATAHILSVQMNTRF; from the coding sequence ATGAAGCAATATTTTTCTTTACGCGCCTCTGTATGCTTAGCACTAGCCTCTATGGCATCTTCTTCTGTGCTAGCTGCTGGTTTCCAAGTAAACGAGCATAGTGCGAATGGTTTGGGTCGTGCCATGGCGGGCCAAGCGGCGAAGCCAGAGAATGCCTCTATTTTAGCAACCAATCCAGCTGCGATTGGTGTATTTAAAGAAGCTGAGTTTAGTGCATCAGTAAGCTTTATAGACCCGAATGTAGACATTTCCGGTAATGTGACTTATTCATTTGGGGATACCCTAGTTGGTGGTGGCGTTGCTAAAGAAGATAATATTGCTGAGACAGCATTTGTTCCAGGTTTCTTCTACGTTTCACCTATCAACGACAATTTTTCTGCTGGTGTAGGTGTTTTCACCACTTATGGCCTCCGTTCTGATTACTCTGATGATTTCGGCGCTTTACATTTCGCTGATACTGCAGAAGTTAAAACCGTTACGGTAAACCCAGCTGTGTCTTATAAAGTGAACAAGCAGCTTATGGTCGGCTTTGGTTTAAACGTGACGTATGCAGAAGCTGAAATTGGTTCAGGTGTATCTAATACATTGGCAGCTACCATTGAAGGTTTAGAACCAACCGCACAGGCTTTAGGTATAACACTTCCCTCTCTTAACGCTGGATCGTCACTGTTTAGCATGGAAGGTGATGATGTGGGCTTCGGTTGGAACGTAGGTGTTTTCTGGCAGCCTAGTGAGTTAACTAACATCGCGTTGTCTCATCGCGCTGAAACAAAACTAGAGTTGGACGGGGCCGTATCATCAGAAACGCCTGTATTCCCGATAGAACTCAACCAGCCTGGTAGCCTAGACTTAAATCTTGCGGCTATTACAGAGCTTGCTATCGACCAGAAAATTGATGACCAGTGGTCTGTTCAAGCGAGTCTTACCTTCACTGATTGGAGTACCTTCCAAAAACTTGAAGCTAACTTAGAAGATGGCGAAAATTTCCTTATTAAAGAAGAAAACTTTGACGACTCATGGCGCGGATCTATTGGTGTAACGTATATCCTAAATGATGAGTTTACTTTACGTGCAGGTTACGCTTACGACGATGGAGTAGTATCGGTGGAGAATCGTTCATTGAGTATTCCTGATACTGACCGTCATTGGATATCAGGTGGTTTAACTTATACTATGAGCGAAAACACATCGATTGACGCTGCGTATGTATTTATTGATGGTCGCGAAGCGTATATTAATAAAGATAGAACTATCCTTAGCGATGTTTTACCAAATACAGACTTCACCACTAACTTTACAGGTACGCAGTCAGCAACAGCACATATTTTAAGTGTACAGATGAACACACGCTTTTAA